The Ischnura elegans chromosome 9, ioIscEleg1.1, whole genome shotgun sequence genome includes the window TTCTAATAGATTATGAATACCCTTCAAAGGTATCATTAGCAGCAAATATTAACTAGCTCGTACGGAGGCCTTGTCTGTTCTCACAAAAGAATCAACAGTGAATAAAACAACTAATGTTATTATTATAGCCACTTACCTACAACAGCCAATAACATGCCATGACGTTAATAGAACTAAGGTTCAGATGCTCCCTTTGCTGCCTGCACAAGCCAAATCCCAACATGAGTAAATGTGACAAATGCTTGATTTAATTCGTTTGAGTTGCGGCCATGGTTTGCAAGATGCTGATcacaaattaatcaaaatttcacTCATTACAGCATACTGGCTTATCTTTCCAAGAACTTCGTTTCCAATCATGATACAAGAATTCAATGCACACCTACCTAGggaaaaactcacattaataccCTCAAATGGTTATTCCAGCTCAATTGATTATTACAAAATTCACAGCACCCCGGGACAGATATTATGCTCTAAGTTTAATGGCTTCCACATGTGAAGCTAATTGAGAAGTAGCATACAGACTAATCAATGAGATGTAATCACAAAGTTGCTCTAACTTTGAACTCAAAAGTGATGAATCTATATTGCATTTCCTCCTAAATTTACCCCCAATGAAATCTCAATTTCCGTTCACTCCTCATATCTGAGGGTAGTCTCTTTAAGGAGAGTGATTACCAGAGATGTGAACTTCTGAACTAATAATgcaatttgttgaaatttattaagaATAGAATACAATGTAGGGAATTAACTGAAAATATGGATTCTTCCCAATAATTAATGCCAAATTTCAGGCAAGTGTAAGCAACACTTATAGAACTTTGATTCATCCACCAATCATTGAGTTCAGCAAACACAAATAATACTTCATACCAGTAGCGTAACTaagcatatgctttggggggggaggggataggATGGACTGGAGTGGCAACCCCTCCCCCCAGGTAATAGGGGTTTcgggaagatttttgaaaaacattcctggaaatacattttacctcaATTTGGCACTTAAAATGTAACGTTAAGCAGATGCAAGTATCATGTCAGACGAcaatacttttaaattaatttatttagctggggatttgggggggatctatcccctcatccccccctatagttacaccactgcttcATACAGATATATATGTCCCATTTGATTCAGTACTTTGGGCTGAATATAAACAAGCTGAAAGTACACAAAAATTCCCAAGGTTAGAATAAACATCCCTTGAGTTTTATATTTGCGCTAACACCCTTGAATCTCTGAGAAAGcattggaaaatttaacttacaGCACTTTCCAATCACCCCCCTTGATGGCCGCATTAATGGCTTAGAAATACTCACACAGACAATATGAAAAAGACTATGAAAGGAACTATTTTACGTATGACCTTAAGATATTAATGCCATTGTTGAGAGTACTAGAGCAATGTAAATCGATTATTTGAGGTAGgtttacaaaaacaatgacatttaGAGGAATAACAAGGGCATTTGTAacaaatttcaagagaaaaaattgttTCCTCTTTCTTGACCTTGAATGTAAAAAAGCGAAAGTATACATGCACTTAGGAATAATTTGCCCTCAAGATGACCTTGAAATCCAAATTTAAATACTTTAAGCATGAAGTCGACTTCTTATAGGGTAAACATAACCAACCATGCCCCAcactgaccttgaaatataagCTCATCTGAACAAACAAGGAGCTCAACATGTCATAGAATAAGAGTTCCTTTAGCGAGTCCCACTCCTCCACTCAAAAATTAAGAGATTAGCTGAAGAGATTCCATAATATTGACTTCCTTATATTCTGAAGGTTACAACAATAATAATGCAAAGCAATTAAGGCTATAGCAAAAGATAAGGCAGTTTTCTCCATGAAGCCATCAAGAAAGTGATTTGAGAAAACGTAGCTATTGATACTGAATTGTGACAATTCAGCAGATAAGGGGCTACTGAACTAAAATACAGAGCAATATATCACTATTTCTTGTTTAACTTGAGATGGGAATGTTTCTACCCAGAAGCATGAGCCACCTTAAAATGCAATCCTGTCATAGCGAGAAGAAACTTTTACCTTAACTATGAGAAGCTAAACATTGTGCCCGACACAGCCAATCAATGTGATTTATTAAGATACTACTGAGTTGAACAGCCCACAAAAATGACAATGAAACTATAAAACCCACTAGTCCTACAAGCTCAAAGATACTCACCCACTTACCGATACATATTCCATTCCTGCACAGGTAAGGTACAAAAATCCCAGAACAATTATTTATTGCTTGGGATGCAACTAGATCTGTCAACACCACAGCATCATCATCACATATGCTGTAAGTTAACAACTCCTACAGCCGACGATAACCAATGCAACGAGACCAATTAATTGAGGATTCATTGGCTTAATTGCAATCACCCTGAAAAATACTTGAATTCCTAGAGATGTTAAGGTGAACTTCATAAGTACAAATGACTAATCCTCCAGTCGATTCAATTGTTTATTGCATGCAAGTTCATTACATGAAAACCTTTGATGCtatataactttttaaaaacatgGGAGTAATGAGACATAAGAGCAAGTTATTAAGAAGGCTGATTCATCACAATGTTCAGCAGGGTATATAATCCACACCAAATTCTTCAACACAAAATTCACACTGCAAATTAAGCTTTCACGAACTTACATTTTAAAGGCAAAATAACGATGtcatttctttcaaataattCTGAATACCTGAAACAGGCTTCCCCACACCACTTCATCAATAAAAACCAAACCATGAGGAGAAACAAAATGAACAAAAGTAAAAAGATAAGTGCATCTGGAAACAACACCATCTCACTTTCCTTGTAACATCAAAGCCATCAAGTACTGCATAGGTGATTGATCGTCAGTAAATCATGAATTAAATGTATATAGTAACTCTTACTCCTACGTTATGCACAAACTGACAAATCAAAATAGCGTAAGCATTTTGTTATAGAAATTCCACAGCGTAAATACACAATAATTCAAAGGCACAACACTGTGGCGAAGCAAAAGTTCATGTCCGATTTGATGATTGTTTCAAATGGTAATCCGTGCCTTTGTGCATAATTGAACATCAAATTAGCATAACTACAAAAAATCTTGGAAATGCTATTGTTAATCATTTCAAAGGTTGACGCGAGTAGTTAACTTTACTGAAAACACAAAACCCACAACTGTAAATTAAACAACTTTGACATGATTCCCATTCCGTTACATATTGAGGGAGTATACCGAACATTCACTGATGAGGACCTCACCCAGCCATCTGCTGAAGCATCGCCACTGCTTACTCTCGTTAGCCCCGCATAATGGCAGCATAACAATAAGTTATTTGTCCAGGGCAGTATTGGTCTTGATAGCAATCACACACTCTTCGCCACATGACTTCAAGACGGTGCAGAGCAACTCCTTGCCAGCATCAAACTCCGTCCGAAGCTGGGACCCCAAATCGCCTTCAGGGACCTTTAAATCTTCTCGAAGATCCCCATTGTCCGCCATCAAGCAGAGATAGCCATCATCAGAAATATCAGTAAGCTGATAATCTTCACGTTTCACAAACGGAACGTCCATATTGTGAGTCGACGGGCATATATCTTCGTATTTCTTGCCACTGAAGATATCTAAACCAACTAAATGCACTTTAGCATGCCCGTGTTTGCCAGTCTTAGAAGTAGACATCTCAACTATCTTACAAGGCCGAGATTTTAGCATTACAAAGCCATTTTTACGTAGTGCAGAGCACTGCATAGGGTAGGTCACCGAAGCACCGGAATCACCCGTTTCGAAGTGAGTATCCTCAATTTCTGCCATTTCGAATTTTAGGTAGTTCGAGTAAAAGTGATATTAAAAAGCAAATTCGTCTCTCTACAGCggctttaaattcatttatcgTCAAAAACGGCGTGACTAACACAACGTGGCGCGAAACACTTGCTGCCGAAATAGGTCACGTGATCAGGAGGAAGGAAGACAACGTGTTCCCTCTGGTGGtagaaaataacacttttatttctttatatttattatagGTGGCAACATAATACTTAAAGTGTtgctaataatttaaataaaacgaaTTAAAAGGCCGTTAGAAAGACTTTTAGATCACTcagtattaattaattatagttttaaatgattttcttggCTTAATTTACCTAAAACGTATTGACTGAACAATCCACTTAAATACAAATGTTGTTcgatttgtctttgttttcaaatAAGGCGGCaaaattcttttataaaataaattagaagcatggatttttatggacctCACTGAGAATGGCCTTTGGTTTTGTATTGATTTTTAACGCCCTGTATATAAGGTTTGACTCCCTttgtaatttttgtgttttttaatgGTGGCATAAGCGTTTGGAAAAATTGCCTCGTGTGTCGACGTGTATTTTGATGTTGAACTTAATCACGTATACGTGGCATCTAAATTATTCTTTGATATCCTCTAGTCCTTTGATATATACTTTCAATTCCATCTGCACGGCTTATGATTACGTGTGCGGTTTATGACCGGCAAATATGCAGAGTAGGCAATTCCATCATGTTGCCATGTGTCAATGAGTACTTGCGAAGCTTGAAGTTTCTGTTATGTCCAGGTCACTCAACGTTTACGTGTAGGAACAGAAATTTCTCACGCAACAGTTAATGGAAAATCGCGGCATCGTACGGATTATAACggttgttttcaataattttacggGAGAAGAATTTTAGCAATCTATTTTAGATTTGGATGAAAAATGTTGACGTAGTGTTATTTTATCAACTTTCATAGTTGCATTTAGCTGcctaactttaaaaatattttacattcgaGCAATTTGTCTGAAAATTTGGGTGAGGCCCGTTTAAGTCAGCGTGTGCCTTCATTAGCATATCTAGCGGTAATTTCACATTCACGAAAGTATTGGTCTGAACTGCATTTCCTAATTGTAATAATAAGTGTGCAGTTTTTCCATTGCATTCAGGATCATACATCAGAACCTGAAGTACATTACGATGTTAATGTAACGTATTGGCTTACGCTAACTGTATTTTAATTGAGAATGAAAACTCATTGCAGCCATCCCGCAGCTGAGGATTTATTAGCCTATTTTATTGTCGTTATCCTCATCATTTCATGGCATAAATTGAACATATGCTCCTTATGACTTCCTGTTGTGTTATGCCTGTCAGAAGTGCTTTATTTATCAGCTACAAATATGTTGTCCATTTTTACGTATTTCTAAGAAGTGAGGATATTATTGTTGGAATGACATATCTGAAGCAGTGCTCACTGTTGTAATTGGAGACGGGAATGTTTGCTTAATGGGAACGTTTTAATGATCTTTCTATACAGCTTCCGTAATATGATGATCCTTTAGGCCATATGAGGCCTCAGAAAAGGGATATTAGAAAGAGATTTCTCTTGCAGAGCCTTAATTATTgacttaaatcaatttttcaattgaatacttGCTACCCATTtggaaatttttgatgaaaatgccAACTAATTGCTGGAATGTAATACCGTGATACATTCATAATGGTTGAATACTATCCATCCTTTGAACTTGATGTGTACTCATTTTGTATCTGGAAGTGATCACTTTccacatacatttttttataggCTGTTAGGTCACTGGATCTCCCTCCATTGGTAGTCCTTGCAATCCTACAATCTGATGCGATGGATATTCTGTATTATACTTATTCTAGAAATAGCATCagaatgaattcattttattgTCTAACTCTCGTACAATGTCCAGTGATTATTTTCAGTATCACTTACAACATGGTTTATGACCGAAATGAGCTCATGGCACCTGCTTCATGAAAATCGCATACTGTAGTACTGATATTCGCTGCAACTATGGAATGTTACTGTGATAGGAAAGAACCTTGAAaatcatatgaatttttaaaatatattttcattgaggGAGTTAATGCTCTGGATAAGTGATACATTAACATGCATGAGTTCTTGTGAATGCATTGGTGTGATTGATCAGATCAAATGTGCCAAATTTGAAGACGTTAATGGTGATTTGTTGTTTATAAAGGCTCGTCTGTGGAACAGCAAAATTATAACGGCAACATGAGGGGGAAAAATGCAGGAACATAGCAATTATTCTGCATTTCCAGCTGAAAACTATCAAGGGGCCCCCTTCAAATATTAGGAATTATTCATATTGAAAATCAGTTATTGAAACTTCTGGGGTTGTGGTGGATAAGATGCATTAAGGTGAGTGGTCCATAGCAATCATTACCCTCAGTAGAACCACTTACCAACCTCTGTTATAGGTGGGTATTGGGACCTGGTCATATCCATGGAAAGCACTTAGGTTGAAACATTTGTCATATATTGCATACTACTAAGTTGTGGCATGCAATCAGTTGcaaaactgaaaacaaaatcAGATATCTCTTAGGGATAcctatacttgaaaaaaaaacatacccTTACCATGGTTTTCGTTATAACACAACTGGGTCTGAAAACTGTTTTCAATTTGTTCTAGCAGTCTTCCTAGTTTACCTCAACTAAGGAACTTGCCAAAGCTCTTCTGTCACCTCTTTATAAGCATGGAGAAAGCTAAGAAAATTACAATCTACCTtaatatattaaataagtaattggCTTTACAAAATATAATCATTGCTTCGATTTTGATCATTCATATATGcatatcatcatgcatataatTCAATCCTATGTTAATTCAGCAAGCGATAGTTATTccctgaaattaaaattattcaaagccTACATTTCTTATCACCATATATGTATACTAATTTGGAAGTAAAAGAGTaaaacctgggtcgtgcccatattaatgtaatagtgaacctgacaaagttttattcctatatttccaatatggagaggtttcacaaagtcaagcctgaagttctcaTTTATATATGCTAATTTTACTCAAAAATGTTAGAACATCATTTGTGGTACAATTGTAGCTTTTCCGTTGTTATCTGAATTCAATACATACTTCATTATAATCCATGCTTTGAAGTCTTGGTTCTAGTTCAGTTCAGATATTAACTGATAGAGAAGCTGTAGAAAGTGTAATTAAATTTGGAGAATACCTGAATGAGGAGTAGATTTGATGGTGCATCGTACAGGGCTaggttattaagcctttttccaTCAGCCACATTGAAGCGAAGTGAAAAAGTCAGCCGCCACTTGCTGACAAAATAATTAGCTTCCAGATTTTATGATGGGACAATTCTCTACATTAATGGAAACGATATTGATATTCTTGAATGACTCTCAGAGTATGGCCCTTGTCTGGAAGCTCATGGCCACATGTGATTGCGGGTCACTTAGGAGTCCATATACAGCATTGGTAAATTGCTGTTAGCTTTGCAGTCTGGTCAGACTCACCATTTTTGCTGACATTCTGATGTTTGAATTGTAATCACCCCAAAGGTAGATGTGGCTGCAAATCTGACACTATTTATCGACATGAATACCGGAAAAACTTTGgttatttctctatttacacTATTCTTCTTAACCTTTTTGCTATGATTTACATCCCATGTTTCCTACTCCTACCCCACTTCACCTGTCAGCTTTTTTATGTTTaaacttttgaaaatgttaaGTCGCTGATGGATATGCTGAAAGTTATTATTCGTGCTAAAAATTGTGCTGTAATATGCAACCAACATCTGCTAACACCAGCTTTGATGGTGCTTAAAAAAATGCTTTCGTCTCCCTGTATAACTCGTACACCAAGGTTTACAATATCTTTAGAGTTGCGTGAAGTGCTAAGTAATCGTTCGGATGGCTTTAATTTAGAATACACATTGTTTGTGAATGTAAACCAACTACAAAATTTACACTCTTCTTTGAATACTTTGAGATTATCTGACATTCCATGGGTTGGTCCATTGTGGGGAGAATGTTATTTTTCTGCATAGGTGTAGAATATGAAATACGTTATGTGGAATATTATGTAGTTAATTAAAGATGCGAAAAGTACTATGGGGATTTGTCAATTTGTTGGTAAAATAGTTTTTCAGATGTAAAAAAAGTTGGTTATCATTATTTTatagattaaattattaaattaccatTGTAACTCAGTAATTCATCTGAATTacctaaaaataatcaaaaactttGCCCATGGAgatgtaacatttatttttttacagttatttatACACCTAGAAATCATGCAATTTGTGATAatgagtatttattaaattgaaaaaaaatcatttattcccTCTTTAGAAACTTTGTATGTGTATATACTTATTATAGGATGTTCCACTTAACCATTTCCCaggaagaaaagaggaaatgatttGAGTGCAGTAAGATTATTGATAGTGGAGAACATTTCATTCTTGGGTGCGGATAATGGGTGAGAAAATGGTGATGGGGAATTTAAAGAAAGATTTTTCAAACTTTGTGGTGGCCCAGGTATACAGGCATGCAACTAATTATAGGAAAGAAATAAGCAATAGGAAGCAGTTATTTTCAAGCTCATACTAGCTTTGACATTGGTATCGAtatcaccttttccattcttttctgTACTCACATCTGAGGTGCCTCTAGTCTCTTCTCAACCTCTTTCGTGTGCATCCATATTTATGGGATCAAATGAAAGAGATTAGAGAAGTGGGCAGGATTGGTGAAGGTgaaatgaagtgctggacatggttgggaAGGAGAAAAAACTTGTTGAGGAAATGAGGTGGTGTCAGAGGGTGTGGCTGGAGTATTTACTATGGGTACGGTGATGTCTGAAACCATAGGTGTGGGAAAGATGTCAAGCATGCAATGGAGGGGTAGGAAGAGCTTAAGGCTAACGAGTTGAGTGTAGAAAAATGTCATGCCATGCTGAAGAAGGAAATTCACTGTAATTCGGGCCCTGGTTATTTGTGAAATTCTCCATGACAAGAGCTGGCTGTACATCtaagatgtttatttttccttgattttgctcaagaattttttaaagtaaagtgtTTGGAGCTAATTAACTGACTCAATAATATAAGGCATCACAGAAGAGAAGGCTCATTTGTAGCATTCATATGGTTCAGACTTCTTTAGCTCAGACAATATATGTATTTAGACTGAGTGTCAGGGTGGAGCTTAACAAGGTAGGGGTTAGACAAGGCTACTCACAGGCATTATTGATACTTAATGTATTTGTCAAGAAAATGGGTGGTAACTGGGAACTCATGAGATGGGGTGAAAGGAAGAGTGAGGTAGAGTGGACTGACATGAAAGGCAGTTTGATTTTGTCATGATAAATCAGTTGGATAGTTGTGGTAGTTACAGATAAAGTGAGATTTGCTAGAGATGCAATTACCGGAATAAATGTAGTAAAAAGTAAATTTgaagaatattaaattaatttgatttggATGGAGTTAGTAATCTGGAGCCTGTAAATCAGTTTCATATTATTCATTTGACAAATAGCTGTTTATCGATGGTACACAATATAGCTATAGACTATAATATATTGTTTAAGACTCCAAGAAAGGCCAGACAAAATATAATGGTAAAATATCATAAGCTGAAGCTGGATGAATCATCTATGTTTTTGTTGGGCATTATTATGGAGGAGAACTGGTATATCAGTCAAATATTATTACAAGAACAGTTTTGGACAAGAAGACTTTTGCCAATGAGGAAGTGTGTTAACAAAGGCattagaaatgtgaaaaaatcctGATCCAGTGTTTGATGTGTTGGTAGGTGTTGTTGCATATTATGCAAGAAATGGGGTGTCAGTTGTCTAGAGGCAGTCAAGATGTTCATTGATGTTGAGAAGATGATGAAATAATTGGAATGGATAATGAAAGTGCTTGAAGTGGTAGGTGAATGGAGAAATTAGCTGGATAAATTGAAGAAGGGGCAGAATGTGTGGTGGACTTGGTTACTGAGAGGTGAGGAAGTACTGAAATAggtaaaaatgaaagtaaagcAAGAGTACTGGGTTTATGGATGAAATGAAGACGAGTAAGTCATGTGACAAACTTAGGAGAGGGTGTTCAGTGGGAGACCCTGTGGAGTGTTGGTTCAGATAGACCATTTTGCTTCCCTGTTAATCTACCCTAAACAGTAGCCTACCCATAAGgaacattttaattcttgatgcTGCTAAATATGATTTACTGTACGCGTAATGTTAGTTTGGTTTTTCTTTTTGAAGGTGAGAATGGAGTGAACACAAGATTAATTTTTGAAGCTATGTGAATATGCCACGAAAGCAACTTTCTGTTTATAGAAATTGTGTGAATAACATCCAATGGACCCAAGCTAGACATATCCTAATGAAGGgtatacccaggatcataattgggggggagggggcaagccaagttgtgacatttcagcatggaaaaggtgaatgaaa containing:
- the LOC124166046 gene encoding eukaryotic translation initiation factor 5A, with protein sequence MAEIEDTHFETGDSGASVTYPMQCSALRKNGFVMLKSRPCKIVEMSTSKTGKHGHAKVHLVGLDIFSGKKYEDICPSTHNMDVPFVKREDYQLTDISDDGYLCLMADNGDLREDLKVPEGDLGSQLRTEFDAGKELLCTVLKSCGEECVIAIKTNTALDK